In Agrobacterium tumefaciens, a single genomic region encodes these proteins:
- a CDS encoding alpha-hydroxy acid oxidase, producing the protein MGKILTIADLKKQAQRRVPKMFFDYADSGAWTESTYRANEDDFAKIKLRQRVLVDMTDRSLATEMVGEKVSMPVALSPTGLTGMQHADGEMLAAKAAEEFGVPFTLSTMSICSIEDVASVTSKPFWFQLYVMKDRDFVNNLIDRAKAAGCSALVLTLDLQILGQRHKDLRNGLSAPPKFTPKHIWQMATRPKWCLDMARTQRRSFGNIVGHAKNVSDLSSLSSWTAEQFDPRLSWKDVEWIKERWGGKLILKGILDEEDARASLDTGADAIIVSNHGGRQLDGAHSSIAMLPKIVDTVGDKVEVHMDGGIRSGQDVLKAVALGARGTYIGRPFLYGLGADGKQGVTTALEIIRKEMDISMALCGKRLITDVDRSILA; encoded by the coding sequence ATGGGCAAAATCCTGACCATAGCGGACCTGAAGAAACAGGCTCAGCGCCGTGTGCCAAAAATGTTTTTCGACTATGCCGATAGCGGCGCATGGACCGAAAGCACCTACCGCGCCAATGAGGACGATTTCGCCAAGATAAAGCTGCGCCAGCGCGTGCTGGTGGATATGACCGACCGGTCACTCGCCACCGAAATGGTTGGTGAGAAGGTTTCGATGCCGGTGGCGCTCTCCCCCACCGGGCTGACGGGCATGCAGCATGCCGATGGCGAAATGCTGGCCGCCAAGGCGGCGGAGGAATTCGGCGTGCCTTTCACGCTCTCCACGATGAGCATCTGCTCCATCGAGGACGTTGCCTCGGTCACCTCGAAACCCTTCTGGTTTCAGCTTTACGTGATGAAGGACCGGGATTTCGTCAACAATCTGATCGACCGCGCCAAGGCCGCCGGGTGCTCGGCGCTGGTGCTGACGCTTGACCTGCAAATCCTCGGCCAGCGCCACAAGGATCTGCGCAACGGCCTGTCCGCACCGCCGAAATTCACCCCGAAACATATCTGGCAAATGGCGACACGGCCGAAATGGTGCCTCGACATGGCTCGCACCCAACGCCGCAGCTTCGGCAATATCGTCGGCCATGCGAAGAATGTTTCTGACCTCTCATCACTCTCCTCCTGGACGGCGGAGCAATTCGATCCACGCCTGTCGTGGAAAGACGTCGAATGGATCAAAGAGCGCTGGGGCGGCAAGCTGATCCTCAAGGGTATCCTTGACGAGGAAGATGCCCGCGCCTCGCTCGATACCGGCGCCGACGCCATCATCGTCTCCAACCATGGCGGCCGCCAGCTCGACGGCGCCCATTCCTCCATCGCCATGCTGCCGAAGATCGTCGACACCGTTGGCGACAAGGTGGAAGTACATATGGATGGCGGCATCCGCTCCGGTCAGGACGTGCTGAAGGCGGTGGCGCTCGGCGCCAGGGGCACCTATATCGGCCGCCCCTTCCTCTACGGTCTCGGCGCTGATGGCAAACAGGGCGTGACGACGGCGCTGGAGATCATCCGCAAGGAAATGGATATCAGCATGGCGCTTTGCGGCAAAAGACTGATCACGGATGTGGATCGCAGCATTCTGGCGTGA
- a CDS encoding DMT family transporter has translation MNAAVFTYGALVAAIICEVIATSFLQQSQQFTKLLPTVLMAVFYGAAFYLLSFTLRVIPVGVAYAIWSGLGIVLISGIGYFVFRQTLDIAAVIGLGFIVMGVVIVNVFSKTVGH, from the coding sequence ATGAACGCGGCTGTTTTTACGTATGGCGCGCTTGTCGCGGCCATTATCTGCGAGGTCATCGCGACCTCCTTCCTGCAGCAGTCGCAGCAATTCACCAAGCTGCTGCCGACAGTGCTTATGGCGGTGTTTTACGGCGCGGCTTTCTACCTGCTGTCATTCACGCTGCGTGTGATTCCGGTTGGCGTTGCCTATGCGATCTGGAGCGGGCTCGGCATCGTGCTGATTTCCGGCATTGGATATTTCGTGTTCCGCCAGACGCTGGATATTGCGGCCGTCATCGGTTTGGGGTTCATCGTGATGGGGGTGGTCATCGTGAACGTGTTTTCGAAGACGGTGGGGCATTGA
- a CDS encoding TetR/AcrR family transcriptional regulator encodes MFKGMTNAHERKKQPEIVRRNLLDCAAKLAAEQGVAALSVQAVADAAGVTKGGLFHHFPSKQTLLEAVMADLLAALDTEIDDLLSHDREAFGSFTRAYVNAVFSDRGRESGRQWAAISVSMVGEPSLRRLWNRWIEGRLARHKETDDGVVLELVRLAADGIWFADLLADDGRAGGDRAALKARMIAQTKKEMER; translated from the coding sequence ATGTTTAAAGGCATGACAAATGCTCACGAACGCAAGAAGCAGCCGGAAATCGTGCGCCGCAATCTTCTCGATTGCGCGGCGAAACTTGCTGCTGAGCAGGGTGTTGCGGCGCTTTCCGTGCAGGCGGTGGCCGATGCTGCCGGGGTGACGAAGGGCGGGTTGTTTCATCATTTTCCTTCCAAGCAGACACTTCTGGAAGCGGTCATGGCGGACCTTCTCGCGGCTTTGGACACTGAGATCGACGACCTCCTCTCACACGATCGTGAAGCCTTTGGAAGCTTTACGCGGGCCTATGTGAACGCTGTTTTCTCGGATCGGGGCAGGGAATCGGGCAGGCAATGGGCGGCGATCTCCGTTTCCATGGTCGGCGAACCATCGCTTCGGCGCCTGTGGAACAGATGGATCGAGGGGCGCCTTGCCCGTCATAAAGAAACGGATGACGGGGTGGTACTGGAACTCGTGCGGCTGGCAGCAGACGGCATATGGTTTGCTGATCTTCTGGCCGATGATGGCAGGGCGGGCGGCGACAGGGCGGCTCTCAAGGCCCGGATGATCGCGCAGACGAAAAAGGAAATGGAACGATGA
- a CDS encoding D-alanyl-D-alanine carboxypeptidase, with the protein MAGAWVFVLTFFCAILSLQASPAQAGYAHFIMDANTGKVLASRNADVLNHPASLTKMMTLYMTFEALHAGRLRWDQKITMSKNGASVIPSKLYVRQGQTFTVREAVYGMIVKSANDMAEGMGDHLGGSEARFAEMMTRKARQLGMSKTVFRNASGLPSKSQVTTARDMAKLGLALQRDFPKEYGLFAMESFSFRGKRIRGHNNLMYRYQGMDGIKTGYTNASGFNLVSAINHNGRRVVGVVLGGKTARSRDAQMAALLEKALPQASRSRNTEQLVASANVSRTFDVAATAVPTASVPPTSVPLPMFAERRADPVAMQIATANSQMADMMQVSAIPRPAPAAATTGQRSRWEVQIAATDSEAAARSLLANARSNIGNYAGIAPYTEAVQSGSATLYRARFTGFEDQSSAVSACKELKAQSYACVVMTSEG; encoded by the coding sequence ATGGCGGGTGCATGGGTCTTCGTGCTCACCTTCTTTTGCGCGATCCTCTCCTTGCAGGCATCGCCTGCTCAGGCCGGCTACGCCCATTTCATCATGGATGCCAATACCGGCAAGGTTCTGGCGTCCCGCAATGCCGATGTGCTGAACCACCCCGCCTCCCTCACCAAGATGATGACGCTTTATATGACCTTCGAGGCGCTGCACGCCGGCCGGCTTCGCTGGGATCAGAAGATAACCATGTCCAAGAACGGCGCATCGGTCATCCCCTCGAAGCTTTACGTGCGCCAGGGCCAGACCTTCACCGTGCGCGAGGCCGTTTATGGCATGATCGTCAAATCCGCCAATGACATGGCGGAAGGCATGGGCGATCACCTCGGCGGCTCCGAGGCACGGTTTGCGGAAATGATGACCCGCAAGGCCCGCCAGCTCGGCATGTCGAAGACCGTGTTTCGCAACGCCTCGGGCCTGCCCAGCAAATCCCAGGTGACGACAGCGCGCGACATGGCCAAACTCGGCCTTGCCTTGCAGCGCGACTTTCCCAAGGAGTATGGCCTCTTCGCCATGGAATCTTTCAGTTTCCGGGGAAAACGCATCCGTGGCCACAACAATCTGATGTATCGTTATCAGGGCATGGACGGCATCAAGACCGGCTACACCAATGCCTCCGGCTTCAACCTCGTCAGCGCCATCAACCACAATGGCCGCCGTGTCGTCGGCGTCGTACTGGGTGGCAAGACCGCCCGCAGCCGCGATGCGCAGATGGCAGCCCTTCTCGAAAAGGCCTTGCCCCAGGCATCGAGAAGCCGCAACACCGAACAGCTCGTCGCCAGCGCCAATGTCAGCCGCACTTTCGATGTGGCCGCCACCGCCGTGCCGACCGCTTCGGTGCCCCCTACGTCCGTTCCATTACCGATGTTCGCCGAACGCCGCGCCGACCCGGTCGCCATGCAGATTGCCACCGCCAATAGCCAGATGGCCGACATGATGCAGGTCTCCGCCATTCCGAGGCCTGCTCCCGCCGCTGCTACGACCGGCCAGAGAAGCCGTTGGGAAGTGCAGATCGCCGCAACCGACAGCGAAGCCGCCGCCCGCTCCCTGCTCGCCAATGCCCGTTCCAATATCGGAAACTACGCCGGGATCGCTCCCTATACCGAGGCTGTTCAAAGCGGATCGGCAACGCTTTACCGCGCCCGCTTCACCGGCTTCGAAGACCAGTCTTCGGCCGTATCCGCCTGCAAGGAACTGAAGGCGCAGTCCTATGCCTGCGTGGTGATGACCAGCGAGGGGTGA
- a CDS encoding metallophosphoesterase family protein, whose translation MIFAAIADIHGNCAALEAVLEDIAKLGITDIVNLGDCFSGPLEAGFTGDVLVGNWIPSIRGNHDRELIERAPEEMGSWEKPAHAQLTAAHLDWLHTLPFSMVFRDVAYCCHGSPLGDLDYWLETLSPEGVLKLRPLAEIEERAQGITQPLMLCGHTHIPRTVQLSDGRLIVNPGSVGCPGWKDDTPFDHHVEAGHPLATYAVLEETSRGWQVYFRNIRYDNLAMSEMARVNGIPYLADALTNGWLKR comes from the coding sequence ATGATCTTTGCCGCGATTGCCGATATTCACGGAAACTGTGCCGCACTGGAGGCCGTGCTGGAGGATATTGCGAAGCTGGGGATCACGGACATCGTCAATCTCGGTGATTGTTTCAGCGGCCCGCTGGAGGCAGGTTTTACCGGCGATGTGCTTGTTGGCAACTGGATACCCAGCATTCGCGGCAATCATGACCGGGAGCTGATCGAGCGGGCGCCGGAAGAGATGGGCAGCTGGGAGAAGCCGGCGCATGCGCAGCTCACCGCCGCGCATCTGGACTGGCTGCATACGTTACCCTTCAGCATGGTGTTCAGGGATGTCGCCTATTGCTGCCACGGTTCGCCGCTCGGCGATCTCGACTACTGGCTGGAAACGCTGTCGCCGGAAGGAGTGCTGAAACTGCGGCCTCTCGCCGAAATCGAGGAGAGGGCGCAAGGTATCACGCAGCCGCTGATGCTGTGTGGCCATACGCATATTCCCCGCACCGTGCAGCTTTCCGATGGCCGGCTGATCGTCAATCCCGGCAGCGTCGGTTGCCCCGGCTGGAAGGATGACACGCCTTTCGACCATCATGTCGAGGCCGGACATCCGCTTGCCACCTATGCCGTGCTGGAAGAGACCTCGCGCGGCTGGCAGGTGTATTTCCGGAATATCCGCTACGACAATCTGGCCATGTCCGAAATGGCGCGGGTCAACGGTATTCCCTATCTGGCCGATGCGCTGACGAACGGGTGGCTCAAGCGCTGA
- the uraH gene encoding hydroxyisourate hydrolase, with product MTGLTTHVLDAAHGTPAEGLTIELYRLSGDRREKLKTVRTNSDGRVDGGPLLVGDSFTAGEYELVFHAGDYLRGRGVQLAEPAFLDIIPIRFGIADESGHYHVPLLLSPYSYSTYRGS from the coding sequence ATGACCGGCCTGACAACCCATGTTCTCGATGCCGCCCATGGGACGCCCGCCGAGGGACTGACGATCGAGCTGTACCGACTCTCCGGGGATCGCCGCGAGAAGCTGAAAACGGTGAGGACAAATAGCGACGGCCGGGTCGATGGCGGGCCGCTGCTGGTTGGCGACAGTTTCACGGCCGGCGAATATGAGCTGGTTTTCCATGCCGGCGACTATCTCCGAGGCAGAGGCGTCCAATTGGCGGAACCGGCCTTTCTCGACATCATCCCTATCCGCTTCGGCATTGCCGATGAAAGCGGCCACTATCATGTGCCGCTTCTGCTTTCGCCCTATAGCTATTCCACCTATCGAGGAAGCTGA
- a CDS encoding ureidoglycolate lyase: MTDFLEIRPLTKEAFTPFGDVIETTPSSMRHINGGQTERHHALAAPEAVGEGARIILNIFRGQPRVFPHKIEMMERHPLGSQSFSPLSGRPFLVVVAEDDGGRPVRPQVFLARGDQGVNYRRNIWHYPLMPLQAVSDFLVADREGPGNNLEEYFFDDPFMIAEPSL, from the coding sequence TTGACTGATTTTCTCGAGATACGGCCTCTCACCAAAGAGGCGTTCACACCCTTTGGTGATGTGATTGAAACGACACCCTCTTCCATGCGCCACATCAATGGTGGCCAGACCGAGCGGCATCATGCGCTTGCAGCGCCAGAGGCTGTGGGCGAGGGGGCGCGCATCATTCTCAATATCTTCCGGGGCCAGCCACGCGTTTTCCCGCACAAGATCGAAATGATGGAGCGGCATCCGCTCGGCAGCCAGAGTTTTTCGCCGCTTTCCGGCCGGCCTTTCCTCGTTGTCGTTGCGGAAGATGACGGTGGCAGGCCCGTCCGGCCGCAGGTGTTTCTGGCGCGGGGTGATCAGGGCGTGAATTACCGCCGCAATATCTGGCATTATCCGCTGATGCCATTGCAGGCGGTTTCGGATTTTCTGGTTGCCGATCGCGAAGGTCCGGGTAACAATCTGGAAGAGTATTTTTTCGACGACCCCTTCATGATCGCGGAGCCCAGCCTATGA
- a CDS encoding HepT-like ribonuclease domain-containing protein, giving the protein MSVERLNVYLQDIRQVASETIDFVQRNTKDEFLADLVRQRAVAMNLLIIGETTARIMEEFPAFVADFPDIPWVKMRGMRDRIAHGYMSINLETVWDTTQTAIPDLLDKLSLLHNWHAQGE; this is encoded by the coding sequence ATGAGCGTCGAGCGGCTGAACGTTTATCTTCAAGACATCCGGCAGGTCGCTTCGGAAACCATCGACTTTGTTCAACGGAACACAAAAGACGAATTTTTGGCTGATCTCGTCCGTCAACGGGCGGTGGCGATGAACCTTCTGATTATTGGCGAGACGACAGCTCGGATCATGGAAGAGTTCCCGGCTTTCGTTGCGGATTTTCCTGATATTCCGTGGGTCAAGATGCGCGGCATGCGCGACAGGATCGCACATGGTTACATGAGCATCAATCTGGAAACGGTCTGGGATACGACCCAGACGGCGATACCCGACCTTCTGGACAAACTCTCTCTTCTGCACAATTGGCATGCCCAAGGTGAATGA
- a CDS encoding nucleotidyltransferase family protein, whose product MRPSEVLEKNREAIREATKRFNAANPRVFGSVARGEDRPDSDLDILVDALPGTTLFDLGGLLEELTDIMRGTEIHLLTPGDFPERVRVKVLQEAKPV is encoded by the coding sequence ATGCGACCGTCCGAGGTGCTGGAAAAGAACAGGGAGGCGATCCGCGAAGCAACGAAGCGCTTCAACGCGGCGAACCCGCGCGTGTTCGGCTCCGTGGCGCGTGGCGAAGACCGGCCGGACAGCGATCTCGATATTCTGGTGGATGCGTTGCCGGGAACGACATTGTTCGACCTTGGCGGTTTGCTGGAGGAATTGACGGACATTATGCGGGGTACAGAAATTCACTTGCTGACGCCGGGCGATTTTCCGGAGCGTGTCCGTGTGAAGGTGCTACAGGAAGCGAAGCCTGTATGA
- the uraD gene encoding 2-oxo-4-hydroxy-4-carboxy-5-ureidoimidazoline decarboxylase, whose protein sequence is MVTREEFVARFGGVFEHSPFIAERAYDAGGAGLELTAKAVHATLCAQFRVASEAERLGVLRAHPDLAGKLAIAGELTADSRNEQAGAGLDRLSPEEHARFTQLNSAYTEKFGFPFIIAVKGLNRHDILSAFETRIGNDAAQEFATATAQVEKIAWLRLASMLPEG, encoded by the coding sequence ATGGTGACGCGTGAGGAATTTGTCGCCCGTTTTGGCGGCGTGTTCGAACATTCGCCCTTCATCGCCGAACGTGCTTACGATGCTGGCGGAGCAGGCTTGGAACTGACGGCGAAGGCGGTTCACGCAACCCTTTGTGCGCAGTTCCGGGTGGCTTCCGAGGCGGAGAGGCTCGGCGTGCTGCGGGCGCATCCCGATCTCGCCGGCAAGCTGGCGATTGCAGGCGAATTGACCGCCGACAGCCGCAACGAACAGGCCGGTGCCGGGCTGGACCGGCTTTCGCCGGAGGAACATGCGCGGTTCACCCAACTGAACAGCGCCTATACCGAAAAATTCGGTTTTCCCTTCATCATTGCGGTGAAGGGGCTGAACAGGCACGATATCCTCTCCGCCTTCGAGACCCGCATCGGCAACGATGCGGCGCAGGAATTTGCTACCGCAACGGCGCAGGTGGAAAAGATCGCCTGGCTGCGCCTTGCCTCGATGCTGCCGGAAGGCTGA
- the puuE gene encoding allantoinase PuuE: MISENYSRNLVGYGRNAPDPKWPGGARIAVQFVINYEEGGESCILDNDKASESLLSEIVGAQPWPGQRNLNMESIYEYGSRAGFWRLWRMFTGLGVTTTVYGVTAAMARNPEAVAAMKEAGWEIASHGYRWLEYKDFSEEEERKHIIEAVRLHTELTGERPYGMYQGKPSDNTLRLVMQEGGFLYSSDSYADDLPYWVKGEGKQPFLIIPYTLETNDMRFATPQGFNSGDQFFTYLKDAFDVLYQEGVEGAPKMMSVGLHCRLVGRPGRAAALRRFIEYVLGHEKVWIPQRLEIARHWHEHHKPETL, encoded by the coding sequence ATGATTTCCGAAAATTACTCCCGCAATCTGGTGGGCTATGGCCGCAACGCTCCCGATCCGAAATGGCCGGGCGGGGCGCGCATCGCCGTGCAATTCGTCATCAATTACGAGGAGGGCGGCGAAAGCTGCATTCTCGACAATGACAAGGCATCGGAATCGCTGTTGTCGGAAATCGTCGGCGCCCAGCCGTGGCCCGGCCAGCGTAATCTGAATATGGAATCGATCTACGAATATGGTTCGCGCGCCGGCTTCTGGCGGCTGTGGCGCATGTTCACCGGGCTAGGCGTCACCACCACGGTTTATGGCGTGACCGCCGCCATGGCCCGCAACCCCGAGGCCGTTGCCGCCATGAAGGAAGCGGGCTGGGAAATTGCCAGCCACGGTTATCGCTGGCTTGAATACAAGGATTTCTCCGAAGAGGAAGAGCGCAAGCACATCATCGAAGCGGTGCGCCTGCACACCGAACTGACGGGCGAGCGTCCCTACGGCATGTATCAGGGCAAGCCCTCCGACAATACGTTGCGCCTCGTCATGCAGGAGGGCGGCTTCCTTTATTCCTCGGATTCCTATGCCGACGATCTGCCCTATTGGGTAAAGGGCGAGGGCAAGCAGCCGTTTCTGATCATTCCCTATACGCTCGAAACCAACGACATGCGTTTCGCCACGCCGCAGGGTTTCAATTCCGGCGATCAGTTCTTCACCTATCTGAAAGATGCATTCGATGTGCTTTATCAGGAGGGTGTTGAAGGTGCGCCGAAGATGATGAGCGTCGGCCTGCATTGCCGTCTCGTCGGCCGGCCCGGCCGAGCTGCGGCGCTGCGCCGTTTCATCGAATATGTGCTTGGTCACGAGAAGGTGTGGATTCCGCAGCGCCTCGAGATCGCCCGCCACTGGCATGAACACCACAAGCCGGAGACTCTCTGA
- a CDS encoding DUF1045 domain-containing protein, whose protein sequence is MRYAIHFTPSPNDPLTQAAAAWLGRDAYSGHAVEPPGMIDLGMQEISYHTALPRRYGFHGTIKAPFRLAEGQSEAGLLRDLMYFSGRQDPFTLPQLVVARQENVFSLVPERPCEVLHFFAARVVQEFDRYRAPLSEAEIERADPDRLSASQLTNLHRWGSPHVMDEFRFQMSLTGGVEPSSSQRIERAVRKVFEPLLTRTLQFTSLALFIEDEPGAPFRVHSLHPMGRVSARKIA, encoded by the coding sequence ATGCGATACGCCATTCATTTCACGCCTTCCCCCAATGACCCTTTGACGCAGGCTGCCGCCGCGTGGCTGGGGCGTGATGCCTATTCCGGTCATGCGGTGGAGCCGCCGGGCATGATCGATCTCGGCATGCAGGAGATTTCCTACCACACGGCGCTGCCGCGCCGTTACGGTTTTCATGGCACGATCAAGGCACCTTTCCGCCTTGCCGAAGGCCAGTCCGAGGCGGGGTTGCTGCGTGACCTGATGTATTTTTCCGGCAGGCAGGATCCCTTCACGCTTCCGCAACTGGTGGTGGCAAGACAGGAGAATGTCTTCAGCCTCGTTCCCGAGCGTCCCTGTGAAGTGCTGCATTTCTTTGCCGCCCGCGTGGTGCAGGAGTTTGACCGTTACCGCGCACCGCTCTCCGAGGCGGAAATCGAGCGCGCCGATCCGGACCGGCTGTCGGCCTCGCAGCTCACCAATCTGCATCGCTGGGGCAGCCCGCATGTGATGGACGAGTTCCGGTTCCAGATGTCGCTGACGGGTGGTGTGGAGCCTTCCAGCAGCCAGAGGATCGAGCGGGCCGTGCGCAAGGTTTTCGAGCCGTTATTGACCCGGACATTGCAATTTACCAGCCTGGCGCTTTTCATCGAGGATGAGCCCGGTGCGCCTTTCCGCGTGCATTCGCTGCATCCCATGGGCCGCGTTTCCGCCCGCAAGATTGCCTGA
- a CDS encoding NAD(P)/FAD-dependent oxidoreductase, translating to MAKADNPAFEQGQSPRMSLPGSVPLLIVGGGIMGLWAAVKAERVGIDTLLVEAGRLGGGASGGLLGALMPHMPDRWSDKKQFQFDALVALEAEIAGLEAETGLSGGYRRCGRIIPLPKPHLRGIAARHERDAAENWRSGERRFHWHVGERPSVAGWVDDAVGEAGFVFDTLAARVSPRAMIALLSAFLRKARHVQVAEGCRVVSLDADDGRAVLSSGEEISFGHAVVANGHDSFPLIRDALGLEAEVALGQAVKGQAALLGAAADPAMPVVFLNGLYIVPHEDGTVAIGSTSEDCFSEPFSTDEKLEKLLADACAVVPSLAGAPVLERWAGLRPKAVGRDPMVGAMAGTPKLVALSGGFKVSFGLAHFLADAALQTVCGHTPVIPSGFRLQEHVSIAVPDFRKF from the coding sequence ATGGCTAAAGCCGATAATCCCGCTTTCGAACAGGGTCAATCACCAAGAATGAGTTTGCCGGGTTCCGTGCCGCTGCTCATCGTCGGCGGCGGCATCATGGGCCTGTGGGCGGCGGTGAAGGCGGAGCGGGTCGGCATCGATACCCTGCTGGTGGAGGCGGGTCGTCTTGGCGGCGGCGCGAGCGGCGGGCTTCTGGGCGCCTTGATGCCACATATGCCAGACCGCTGGTCGGACAAGAAACAGTTTCAGTTTGATGCTCTTGTGGCGCTGGAGGCGGAGATCGCGGGGCTGGAGGCGGAGACCGGGCTTTCCGGCGGTTATCGCCGCTGCGGCCGGATCATTCCACTGCCCAAACCGCATCTGCGCGGCATCGCCGCGCGACATGAGCGGGATGCGGCGGAAAATTGGCGATCGGGCGAACGCCGGTTCCATTGGCATGTGGGAGAGAGGCCGTCGGTCGCGGGCTGGGTGGATGACGCGGTAGGCGAGGCGGGTTTTGTCTTCGACACGCTGGCGGCAAGGGTCTCGCCGCGCGCCATGATCGCGCTGCTCTCGGCTTTTCTCCGCAAGGCGCGGCATGTGCAGGTGGCGGAAGGTTGCCGCGTTGTTTCTCTCGATGCGGATGACGGGCGGGCGGTGTTGTCTTCGGGAGAGGAGATAAGCTTCGGCCATGCCGTGGTTGCCAACGGTCATGATTCCTTTCCCCTGATCCGTGACGCTCTCGGTCTGGAAGCGGAGGTTGCGCTCGGGCAGGCGGTAAAGGGGCAGGCGGCGCTTCTCGGCGCTGCCGCTGACCCGGCCATGCCGGTCGTGTTCCTCAACGGTCTTTATATCGTGCCGCATGAGGATGGCACCGTCGCGATCGGCAGTACCAGCGAAGATTGTTTTTCCGAGCCCTTCAGTACTGATGAGAAGCTCGAAAAACTGCTTGCGGACGCCTGCGCCGTCGTCCCTTCGCTTGCCGGCGCGCCGGTGCTCGAACGCTGGGCCGGGCTGCGCCCGAAGGCGGTGGGGAGGGACCCGATGGTGGGGGCGATGGCCGGCACTCCGAAGCTCGTTGCGCTCTCCGGCGGTTTCAAGGTGAGCTTCGGTCTCGCGCATTTTCTTGCCGATGCGGCGTTGCAAACCGTATGCGGTCATACGCCTGTCATCCCCTCAGGCTTTCGCCTTCAAGAACACGTGAGTATTGCCGTCCCGGACTTTAGAAAGTTCTGA
- the mnmD gene encoding tRNA (5-methylaminomethyl-2-thiouridine)(34)-methyltransferase MnmD, producing the protein MKNSNDTIRETGRETGAETGSATGENQTALDWRDGDMPYSLAFDDHFYCQTDGRLECGHVFLSGNGLPQRWLERDGVFRIGELGFGTGLNLCETWRQWKQVRNGRSTLHFISFELYPMKADEIDRALSRWPEVDAERKALVARWPAEPQGRVEIELDDATRLTVVCGEALAGISGSDLSFDAWFLDGFTPARNPDMWSLEIMQALFAKTAPGGTFATYAAAGFVRRNLIAAGFDLERRKGFAGKREMLCGTKPST; encoded by the coding sequence ATGAAAAATTCCAACGACACTATCAGAGAAACTGGCAGAGAGACTGGCGCAGAGACCGGTTCGGCAACCGGAGAAAACCAGACGGCGCTCGACTGGCGTGACGGGGATATGCCCTATTCGCTGGCCTTTGACGATCATTTTTATTGCCAGACGGATGGCAGGCTGGAATGCGGCCATGTCTTCCTGTCCGGAAACGGGTTGCCGCAACGCTGGCTCGAACGGGACGGCGTTTTCCGCATCGGCGAGCTGGGCTTCGGCACCGGCCTCAATCTCTGCGAGACCTGGCGCCAATGGAAACAGGTCCGCAACGGCCGCTCCACGCTGCATTTTATCTCCTTCGAACTTTACCCGATGAAGGCAGACGAGATCGACCGGGCGCTTTCCCGCTGGCCGGAGGTGGATGCTGAGCGCAAGGCGCTTGTCGCCCGCTGGCCCGCCGAGCCGCAAGGCCGGGTCGAGATCGAACTGGACGATGCAACGCGCCTGACGGTGGTCTGCGGTGAGGCACTTGCCGGCATTTCCGGCAGCGATCTGAGTTTCGATGCCTGGTTTCTCGATGGCTTCACGCCAGCGCGTAACCCGGACATGTGGTCGCTGGAGATCATGCAGGCGCTTTTTGCGAAAACGGCGCCGGGGGGCACATTCGCCACTTACGCCGCCGCCGGCTTCGTCCGCCGCAATCTCATCGCCGCCGGTTTTGACCTGGAGCGCAGAAAGGGATTTGCCGGAAAGCGGGAAATGCTCTGCGGCACCAAACCCTCGACCTGA